Proteins from a single region of Hordeum vulgare subsp. vulgare chromosome 6H, MorexV3_pseudomolecules_assembly, whole genome shotgun sequence:
- the LOC123401616 gene encoding 60S ribosomal protein L6, mitochondrial-like yields MEAKFFRFLKLVGVGFKARTEREGRELFLKLGYSHEVQFTAPPAVRVFCFKPNIICCTGIDKHRVHHFAGAVRCSKPPEVYKGKGILYIDEVIKLKPGKKQQKK; encoded by the coding sequence ATGGAAGCCAAGTTCTTTCGGTTTCTGAAGCTTGTTGGAGTTGGGTTTAAAGCAAGGACAGAGCGTGAAGGCCGCGAGTTGTTTCTGAAACTGGGCTACAGCCATGAGGTGCAGTTCACCGCTCCACCTGCTGTTCGCGTCTTCTGCTTCAAACCCAACATAATATGCTGTACCGGCATTGACAAGCATAGAGTGCACCATTTTGCCGGAGCTGTCCGATGCAGCAAACCTCCTGAAGTGTACAAGGGGAAGGGCATACTGTATATCGATGAGGTCATAAAGCTGAAGCCAGGGAAGAAGCAGCAGAAGAAGTAA